Below is a genomic region from Microbacterium galbinum.
GTTCTCGATCTCCTGGCAGCTGGCGCTCGTCGCGCTGGTGGCGCTTCCGCTCATGGGAGTGATCTTCGGCGTCATCGGTCCGCGTTCGCAGAAGGCCTTCGGCACGCAGTGGCGCAAGGTCGGACGGCTGAACGCCCGCGTCGAGGAGGCCTTCTCGGGCCACGCGCTGGTCAAGGTCTTCGGCCGCGAGCAGGACGCCCTCGACAAGTTCAAGGACGAGAACGAGGAGCTCTTCCAGGCCGCGTTCAAGGCGCAGTTCCTGTCGGGCATCATCATGCCGGCGATGACCTTCGTCGGCAGCCTCACCTACGTGGGCATAGCGGTGCTCGGCGGCCTCATGGTCGCGAACGGCCAGCTGCGTCTCGGCGACGTGCAGGCGTTCATCCAGTACTCGCAGCAGTTCACGCAGCCGCTGTCGGAGCTGGGCGGAATGGCGGCGGTCGTGCAATCGGGAACCGCCTCGGCCGAGCGCGTGTTCGAGCTGCTCGACACCGAGGAGCAGGAGGCCGACGACGTCGACGCTCCCGCGCTCGACGAGGGCAAGGGCGTCGTCGAGTTCGAGAACGTCGCGTTCTCGTACACGCCCGAGCGTCCGCTCATCACGGATCTCTCCTTCCGGGTCGAACCGGGGCAGACGGTGGCGATCGTCGGACCGACCGGCGCGGGCAAGACCACGCTCGTCAACCTGATCATGCGGTTCTACGAGCTGAACGGCGGGCGCATCCTGCTCGACGGTCAGGACATCTCGGAGGTCACGCGCGACGAGCTGCGTTCCCGCACCGGCATGGTGCTGCAGGACCCGTGGCTGTTCGCGGGCAGCATCCGCGAGAACATCCGATACGGGCGTTCCACCGCGACCGATGACGAGGTGCTCGAGGCCGCGAAGGCGACGTACGTCGATCGCTTCGTGCACGCGTTGCCCGAGGGGTACGACACCGTGCTCGACGAGGACGCGTCGAACGTCTCGGCGGGTGAGCGGCAGCTCATCACGATCGCTCGGGCGTTCGTCGCCCAGCCGTCGATCCTGATCCTCGATGAGGCCACGTCGGCGGTCGATACCCGCACCGAGCTGCTCCTGCAGAACGCGATGGCGGCGCTCCGCGAGGGACGCACGTCGTTCGTGATCGCTCACCGCCTGTCGACGATCCGCGATGCCGACCTCATCCTCGTGATGGAGCACGGCGACATCGTTGAGAAGGGCACGCACGACGAACTCATCGCCGCGCAGGGCGCCTACTGGCGCCTGTACCAGTCGCAGTTCGAGCAGGCGGCGACCGACATCGACGCCGAGGAGGCACTCACCGGCTCGACGCCGACCGTCATCACGGGCGACGCCGACGACGTGGATGCCGCCGAGGCCGCAGCAGCGAATGCCGTCACCGGCGCATCGGTCGGAGCCCAGCAGCCCGCCGCCGAAGCTGCCGCGGCGCAGGCCGTGATCGAGCACCCGTCTCCCGAGGGGGACACCCGCCACGGCTGACCCGTCGCGCTGACCCGCCGCAGTACCCGGGCTCACGCCCACCCGAAGCGCCCCGCTCCGCATCCGCGGGCCGGGGCGCTTCGCGCGGCGCCGTCGTCCCGAGAACCCGCCGCCGCGGCATCCGTCCGATCCCGCTCATCTGCACGGAGCGCGCACGTCTGCACGGCGATCCCGGGGGTCTCGCCGTGCGGACGTGATCCGTCCGTGCAGGCGTGATGGCGCGGCACCACGTGCAGGGAGAAAAGACATCTACAGGGAGGTTCGGCGGGATTCTCCCTGCACGTGTCGTTCTTCCCTGCGGACGAGCGGGCGGCAGAGGGCGACAGCCGCTCGTGGGTAGTCCCGAACCCGAGGGGTCACAATACGCCTCACGGGCGGGCACGATCACGGCGTGTTGTGACCCCTCACGGAGTCGGGAGACCCGGCTCTACTCCGAGTCGAGGCCGAACAGGTTCATCGGATGGGTGAGGCGCCACCAGATGCTGGGGCCCTCGACGTCGTCGTCGAGCACGAGTTCCGTCGTGGTCGCGTCGATCGGGCCGGCCGTGCTCAGCGAGCCCACGGCGTCACCGTCCTCCCGCGCATCCCCGAGCGAGAAGCTCGTCGAGGTCGTCGCCGCGGCACCGTTCCAGAGCAGCACGTCGGCGTCGGCATCCGTCACGATGTCGACCTCCGCGCCCCACTCGGTGCGCACCTGACCGACGACCGTGCCGGCTGGAACGGCGGGTTCCTGGGCGAGGAGCGCCGCTTCGACCTCGGCGAACAGCGAGCGCGTGGCCGCGAGCCGCTGGGCATCGTCGTCCTGATTCAGCACCGCCGCGTAGAGCTGCACGGTGCTGTCGCCCACGGTCACGTTCTTCGCCGTGAGCAGGTTCCACCCGACCAGCGTGCCGGTCTTGATGCCGACGACACCGGGGTCGGCCAGCATGCCGTTCGTGTTGGTCACGAGGCCCGCACCGGGCAGCTCGACGGCCGGGGTGCCGACGATCTCCGCGAACACCGGGTTCTTCATCGCGAGCTCGCCCAGGCGCACCAGGGCGTCGGGTGTCGCGACGTTGCCGATGTCGAAGCCCGACGGTGTGACGACCGTGATGTCGCTGAGGCCGCGCTCGCTCAGCCAGATCTCCGCGGCGGCCGCGAACTCGCTGTTCGATCCCCAGATCTCCCGCGCGAGGCGGTCGATGTAGTTGTTCGCCGACCCGAGCAGCGTGCCCTGCAGCATCTGGTACTCGGTGAGCACTCCGCCGACCGGCACATCGAGCGACGACTGATCCGACATCCGATACGACCAGTACGACTGGCTGTCGGCACGGGTGAACGAGAACTCGGGGCCCTGCTCGCCGAGGGCCAGAGGCATCCGGTCGAGCACCATGAGCGAACTGACCACCTTGGTGATGCTCGCGATGCTCGCCGGATCCACCGAGGATGCCGTCGAGCCGATGCCGCCCACGCCGACGGCTGCACTGCCGACGCCGGGCCACGCCACGGCGGCCGGGGGAGCGGCGACGGTGGTGAACTCGACAGAATGAACGGTCGGGGCGACCTCGTGCAGCGGCCAGAGGATGGTCGTGCCGGCGTATGCGCCGACGAGACCGAGAACCATGCCGATCGGCACGAGCACGCGGGCGCTCGCGATCGCCGGGCGCAGTCGGGCGCCGCGCATGATCGCGACGGCGGGATCCTCGACGTACGGCTCGTCGTAGGTGCGCGCCGCGGAACCTGCGGCGACGGCGGCGGTGTCGATCCAGGTCAGGGCCGTGGCCGGGCGCTTCTCATCTGCCCATGCGGCCTCGGGGGTCTCGCTCTCGCTCGCCTCCGGAGTATCGGATGCCTCGACGCCGGATGCCTCGACGCCGGATGCCTCGACGCCGGCAGTCTCGGCGCCGGCAGCCTCGACATCAGCACCTTCGGGACCAGCCTCCTCGACGCCGGCAGCCTTCGCCTCGTCCGGATCCGCCACGGCGGGCACGGATGCCGTCGCAGGCGGCTCGAGTTCGCCCGGGGCGTCGGTCGCAGCCGCGCCGGAATCGGGCACGGCGGCGGTGGCGGCGTCGGTGGGATGAGCGGCGGTCACTCGATTACGGTACCCAATCCCCGGGCTGATCTGCGGCGATGCGTCACGGGCGGGCGCGGGTGTCGGCGCGCGGGTATGCTGGTCAGCACAACCACGGGAGTCCGGCGAGCCGGGCTGAGAGGGAGCGAATCGCGCTTCGACCGTCGAACCTGATCTGGGTCATGCCAGCGCAGGGAGGAGTTCAGATGAGTACGTCCACGCCCGAATCCGCCGCGAAGAACACCGGCGAAACGGCACCCAACCCGGCATCCGCATCCAACCCGGCATCCGGATCCAACCCGGCATCCGCCGCGAACCCGGCATCCGCGAAGAGCGCACCCGCCACGATCTGGCGTTGGCGCGTCGTCGACATCGTGGTCGCCAGCGTGCTCGGCGTCGCCGCCGGGCTGATCTTCCTCGCGTGGAACGTCGGCTACCTCGGCCCGAAGGCGCTC
It encodes:
- a CDS encoding ABC transporter ATP-binding protein produces the protein MSEQNSSRTRRGRGAKSATAGTAAVVEPELTDEEKYEAELAEKARQDGGGWDSVAPGKADNFGKSFSRMIGLLKPSAVWFVIVSILGAIGVVLTVAAPKVLGEATNLIYKGFISVQLGQANGDFPGFPAGTSQDDVVDALRQGGQTDFANQVAALGDFQVGDGVDFDALRWVIAAVLAIYVVAAFLSWIQGYVINVIMVRTMWRLRESVEAKINRLPLSYFDKVQRGDLISRVTNDIDNITQTMQQSLSGAITAVLTVVGVLVLMFSISWQLALVALVALPLMGVIFGVIGPRSQKAFGTQWRKVGRLNARVEEAFSGHALVKVFGREQDALDKFKDENEELFQAAFKAQFLSGIIMPAMTFVGSLTYVGIAVLGGLMVANGQLRLGDVQAFIQYSQQFTQPLSELGGMAAVVQSGTASAERVFELLDTEEQEADDVDAPALDEGKGVVEFENVAFSYTPERPLITDLSFRVEPGQTVAIVGPTGAGKTTLVNLIMRFYELNGGRILLDGQDISEVTRDELRSRTGMVLQDPWLFAGSIRENIRYGRSTATDDEVLEAAKATYVDRFVHALPEGYDTVLDEDASNVSAGERQLITIARAFVAQPSILILDEATSAVDTRTELLLQNAMAALREGRTSFVIAHRLSTIRDADLILVMEHGDIVEKGTHDELIAAQGAYWRLYQSQFEQAATDIDAEEALTGSTPTVITGDADDVDAAEAAAANAVTGASVGAQQPAAEAAAAQAVIEHPSPEGDTRHG
- a CDS encoding D-alanyl-D-alanine carboxypeptidase family protein; the encoded protein is MTAAHPTDAATAAVPDSGAAATDAPGELEPPATASVPAVADPDEAKAAGVEEAGPEGADVEAAGAETAGVEASGVEASGVEASDTPEASESETPEAAWADEKRPATALTWIDTAAVAAGSAARTYDEPYVEDPAVAIMRGARLRPAIASARVLVPIGMVLGLVGAYAGTTILWPLHEVAPTVHSVEFTTVAAPPAAVAWPGVGSAAVGVGGIGSTASSVDPASIASITKVVSSLMVLDRMPLALGEQGPEFSFTRADSQSYWSYRMSDQSSLDVPVGGVLTEYQMLQGTLLGSANNYIDRLAREIWGSNSEFAAAAEIWLSERGLSDITVVTPSGFDIGNVATPDALVRLGELAMKNPVFAEIVGTPAVELPGAGLVTNTNGMLADPGVVGIKTGTLVGWNLLTAKNVTVGDSTVQLYAAVLNQDDDAQRLAATRSLFAEVEAALLAQEPAVPAGTVVGQVRTEWGAEVDIVTDADADVLLWNGAAATTSTSFSLGDAREDGDAVGSLSTAGPIDATTTELVLDDDVEGPSIWWRLTHPMNLFGLDSE